A region from the uncultured Macellibacteroides sp. genome encodes:
- a CDS encoding NAD-dependent epimerase/dehydratase family protein, protein MKNVLIIGSTGQIGSELTMELRKRYNGNIVAGYIPGQEPKGDLLESGPSAIVDITNEQQIAETVSKYEIDTIYNLAALLSAVAEAKPQLAWKIGMGGLFNVLEVAREMNCAVFTPSSIGVFGNNTPKDKTPQDTIRNPRTMYGVTKVSGELLSDYYNIRFGVDTRSVRFPGLISNVTPPGGGTTDYAVDIYYEAVKTGHFVCPIAAGTFMDMMYMPDALRAAIDIMEADPTRLIHRNSFNIAAMSFDPEIIAASIRKYIPGFTIEYKVDPLRQSIAESWPNSLDDTCARKEWDWAPTYDLDMMTQDMLKVLKAKFNK, encoded by the coding sequence ATGAAAAATGTATTAATCATTGGTTCGACTGGTCAGATAGGATCAGAACTAACCATGGAATTAAGGAAGCGTTACAATGGAAATATCGTTGCAGGATATATACCAGGTCAGGAACCCAAAGGGGATTTACTTGAATCAGGACCTTCTGCTATTGTTGATATTACCAACGAACAACAGATTGCCGAAACAGTTTCAAAGTACGAGATCGACACTATTTACAATTTAGCAGCATTGCTTTCTGCTGTAGCTGAAGCAAAACCCCAACTTGCCTGGAAGATTGGTATGGGCGGTTTGTTCAATGTCCTTGAAGTAGCAAGGGAAATGAATTGTGCTGTATTTACTCCCAGCTCTATTGGAGTATTTGGAAACAATACTCCGAAAGATAAAACACCTCAGGATACAATCCGCAATCCGCGTACCATGTATGGGGTAACCAAAGTTTCCGGCGAATTGTTGAGCGATTATTATAATATTCGTTTTGGAGTGGATACTCGTTCGGTTCGTTTTCCGGGATTGATTTCAAATGTAACACCTCCGGGTGGTGGAACAACAGACTATGCGGTTGATATCTACTATGAAGCAGTAAAAACAGGTCATTTTGTATGTCCTATTGCAGCCGGAACATTCATGGATATGATGTATATGCCAGATGCATTGCGTGCAGCCATCGATATAATGGAAGCAGATCCTACTCGTTTAATTCACAGGAATTCTTTCAATATTGCAGCGATGAGCTTTGATCCTGAAATCATTGCAGCAAGCATTCGTAAGTACATTCCTGGTTTTACTATTGAATACAAAGTTGATCCGTTGCGCCAGAGTATAGCCGAATCATGGCCAAACTCGCTGGACGATACTTGTGCACGTAAAGAATGGGATTGGGCACCAACATACGATCTCGATATGATGACACAGGATATGTTGAAAGTGTTGAAAGCTAAATTCAACAAATAA
- a CDS encoding TIGR01777 family oxidoreductase gives MKIAISGSSGFIGKHLISFFRNKGYEVIPLTRAVLSSPVMLSNSLAMCDVVVNLAGASINGRWTKAYKQEIMNSRVDTTRQLVIAINNLGNAPSLFISVSAVGIYASNGIHNESSQSMSADFLAQVCKAWENEASQLKSTTRLVIARLGVVLGADGGAAPIMLTPFRFYFGSTLGSGKQGFSWIHMEDLLHAFAFIIDNSSICGIVNLTSPEITTNKQFCKTVAQVLRKPCWFSIPSFVLKLLLGESHILITKGQQAFPEVLLNNGYTFSYSKLRDAITSIK, from the coding sequence ATGAAAATTGCAATTAGTGGTAGTTCTGGATTTATAGGAAAACATTTAATATCCTTTTTTAGGAATAAAGGATATGAAGTTATTCCACTTACACGGGCGGTTCTCTCCTCTCCTGTTATGCTGAGTAATTCACTTGCAATGTGCGATGTAGTTGTTAATCTAGCCGGAGCTTCCATTAACGGACGATGGACAAAAGCATACAAACAAGAAATAATGAATAGCCGTGTTGATACGACCAGGCAACTTGTTATCGCTATAAATAATCTCGGTAACGCTCCGTCTTTATTTATTTCCGTTTCTGCTGTTGGGATCTATGCATCAAATGGAATTCACAATGAATCCAGTCAATCTATGAGTGCCGATTTTTTAGCGCAGGTTTGTAAAGCATGGGAGAATGAAGCTTCACAGTTAAAATCCACGACCCGTTTAGTGATAGCCAGACTGGGAGTTGTACTTGGTGCAGATGGAGGGGCAGCTCCTATAATGCTGACGCCTTTCCGTTTTTATTTTGGCAGTACATTAGGAAGTGGCAAACAAGGTTTTTCGTGGATTCATATGGAAGATCTGCTACATGCTTTTGCATTTATTATCGATAATAGCTCAATATGCGGGATTGTAAATCTGACTTCTCCAGAAATTACAACAAATAAGCAATTCTGTAAAACAGTTGCTCAAGTATTACGGAAACCCTGCTGGTTCTCTATTCCGTCGTTTGTATTAAAACTTCTCCTGGGGGAAAGTCATATCCTGATCACAAAGGGGCAACAAGCCTTTCCTGAGGTTCTTTTAAATAATGGATACACATTCAGTTACTCAAAGCTGCGTGATGCAATCACATCAATTAAATAA
- a CDS encoding phosphatase PAP2 family protein, protein MHAQRDSTQYVPLSAWGKMMKSVDKATSTRGYQMTFIGAPLILGGIIVKQEDDHFSNLRNAYLPKFSYHYDDIMQYFPAMAMLGIKSAGIKGRSSWGRMLVSDAFSAAIMASTVNLLKNTTQVKRPDGSNNHSFPSGHTATAFMTATMMHKEYGLTRSPLYSIGAYSLAAVTGITRQLNNKHWMSDVMVGAGIGIISTELGYYFADLLFKNKGILRKPIDLKPFNIENKPSFAGLYLGFNLMPGEHEINENLHFDMYTGSNAGFEGAYFFNKHIGIGCRTTVANMPVSFVGDLETTQLDMISIYAGPYFSYPLSSYWLLGSKALVGYNYTPATTLKSVSFGNTHSLAVGTGVSMTFLAKHNLGFRFFIDYSVMQSPFRNSLRLTNIITLGGSVAVLL, encoded by the coding sequence ATGCATGCACAACGTGATTCTACACAGTATGTGCCTTTGTCTGCATGGGGAAAGATGATGAAATCAGTAGATAAAGCAACTTCAACAAGAGGTTATCAGATGACATTTATCGGGGCCCCGCTAATTTTAGGGGGAATAATTGTAAAACAAGAAGACGATCATTTTAGTAATCTCAGAAATGCATACTTACCTAAGTTTAGCTACCATTATGATGATATAATGCAATACTTTCCAGCGATGGCTATGTTGGGAATAAAAAGCGCCGGGATAAAGGGACGAAGTTCATGGGGACGAATGCTGGTCTCGGATGCTTTTTCAGCGGCAATCATGGCATCAACAGTTAACTTGTTAAAAAATACAACTCAGGTAAAACGTCCTGATGGTTCAAATAATCACTCATTTCCATCAGGTCATACTGCAACAGCATTTATGACTGCAACAATGATGCACAAAGAATATGGGCTCACTCGTAGTCCATTATATAGCATTGGAGCTTATTCATTAGCTGCAGTTACAGGTATAACGAGACAGCTTAATAATAAGCATTGGATGTCTGACGTTATGGTGGGGGCTGGTATAGGAATAATTTCTACAGAGCTAGGATATTACTTTGCAGATTTATTATTCAAAAACAAAGGAATTTTGCGTAAACCAATTGACCTTAAACCATTTAACATAGAAAATAAGCCCTCATTTGCAGGCCTCTACCTCGGATTCAACTTAATGCCAGGGGAACATGAAATAAATGAAAATCTTCATTTTGATATGTATACAGGAAGTAATGCCGGATTTGAAGGAGCTTATTTTTTTAATAAGCATATTGGCATAGGATGCAGAACTACCGTTGCAAATATGCCAGTCTCATTTGTGGGAGATTTGGAAACGACTCAGTTAGATATGATTTCAATATATGCAGGACCTTATTTTTCATACCCCCTTTCCTCATACTGGCTTTTGGGATCTAAAGCACTTGTTGGGTATAATTATACTCCCGCGACTACCCTCAAGTCTGTTTCTTTTGGTAATACCCATAGTCTTGCAGTTGGCACAGGTGTTTCAATGACTTTCCTAGCTAAGCATAACTTGGGATTCCGATTCTTTATAGATTACAGTGTTATGCAGTCTCCTTTTAGAAATTCATTACGTCTTACCAATATTATCACTTTGGGTGGGTCGGTCGCTGTTCTCTTGTAA
- the pdxH gene encoding pyridoxamine 5'-phosphate oxidase: MKTNIANIRKDYTRGGLRRKDLNENPLEQFNKWLEEAISSQVDEPTAVLVGTVSPEGRPSTRCVLLKELRNGQFVFYTNYEGRKGQHLANNPYISLTFLWHQLERQVHVEGIAQKVSSEESDAYFKTRPYKSRIGARISPQSRPIPNRGVIVKAFMQESLRYLGRDVERPSNWGGYAVTPYRIEFWQGRESRLHDRFLYTLQEDNTWKIERLAP, translated from the coding sequence ATGAAAACAAATATAGCGAATATACGAAAAGATTATACCCGTGGAGGATTACGAAGGAAAGATTTGAATGAGAATCCGCTAGAACAATTTAATAAATGGCTCGAAGAAGCTATATCTTCGCAGGTAGACGAACCGACTGCGGTATTGGTAGGGACTGTGTCGCCCGAGGGAAGGCCCTCCACCCGTTGTGTATTATTAAAAGAACTGCGTAATGGCCAATTTGTTTTTTATACAAACTATGAAGGTAGAAAAGGACAACATCTCGCAAACAATCCCTATATTTCTCTAACATTCCTTTGGCATCAGCTTGAAAGACAAGTTCATGTTGAAGGTATAGCTCAAAAAGTATCGTCCGAAGAATCCGATGCCTACTTTAAAACCAGACCTTATAAAAGTCGTATTGGTGCCCGAATATCCCCACAAAGCCGACCTATTCCAAACCGGGGCGTTATTGTAAAAGCGTTTATGCAGGAATCCCTTCGTTACCTTGGACGCGATGTTGAAAGACCATCAAATTGGGGAGGATATGCAGTTACACCTTATCGGATTGAGTTTTGGCAAGGAAGAGAAAGCCGTCTGCACGATCGCTTTCTATATACTCTTCAGGAAGATAATACCTGGAAAATAGAAAGGTTGGCTCCATAA
- a CDS encoding dicarboxylate/amino acid:cation symporter, translated as MKRSISIPLYAKILIGMLIGILIGVAALSFGVTKFVNDWVRPWGQVFIRLLQLIAVPLVFVSLVKGVIGLSDIGKFSRIGLRAISLYLLTTAFAVTVGISLGLVVKPGQFVDREYVTSMQESYQAVVEQKKVEAESMKDSGPLSFLEEVVPDNIVAATSDNRKMLQVIFFAILFGIAALCIERTKIVPIEQLFDSLYHILLKVIDFVILFAPYGVAALMAGLVIDFSGNLSMFGALAVYAVTVIGGLIFLLWGFYPVLIYFFTKLKPGFFIRTMYPVQLFAFTTSSSAATLPLNMETTEKKLGVSNEVTSFVLPVGATVNMDGTSCYQAIAVLFIAQVIGIELSYIQILTILVMTIISSIGTPSIPGGSYVILTMVLASVGIPAEGLALILGIDRPLDMLRTAVNVTGDATVAAIVDTHKSV; from the coding sequence ATGAAAAGATCTATTTCCATCCCCCTATACGCAAAGATATTGATAGGAATGCTTATTGGTATTTTAATAGGTGTTGCAGCATTATCGTTTGGTGTAACCAAGTTTGTTAATGACTGGGTACGTCCCTGGGGACAGGTTTTTATCAGGTTATTACAGCTAATTGCTGTTCCATTGGTATTTGTTTCGCTGGTAAAGGGTGTTATCGGACTATCCGATATTGGAAAATTTTCACGTATTGGACTAAGAGCCATTTCGCTTTATCTCCTAACTACAGCCTTTGCTGTTACAGTCGGGATATCTTTAGGATTAGTTGTAAAACCAGGTCAATTTGTAGACAGAGAATACGTTACTTCCATGCAGGAAAGCTATCAGGCGGTTGTAGAACAAAAAAAAGTCGAAGCAGAAAGCATGAAAGACAGCGGTCCCCTTTCGTTTCTTGAAGAAGTAGTGCCCGATAATATTGTGGCAGCTACCAGTGATAATCGCAAAATGTTGCAGGTAATATTTTTTGCCATTCTGTTTGGTATTGCCGCTCTATGCATAGAGCGGACTAAAATAGTACCAATTGAACAACTATTCGACTCTTTATACCATATACTATTAAAGGTTATCGATTTTGTTATTTTGTTTGCACCTTACGGAGTGGCGGCATTAATGGCTGGTCTTGTCATCGATTTCTCTGGTAATCTTAGTATGTTTGGGGCTCTTGCAGTTTATGCTGTTACTGTAATTGGAGGACTTATTTTTTTATTGTGGGGTTTCTATCCGGTTTTAATTTACTTTTTCACCAAACTAAAACCCGGTTTCTTTATTCGGACAATGTATCCTGTGCAATTATTTGCTTTTACAACCAGTTCCAGTGCTGCCACCTTGCCCCTCAATATGGAAACAACCGAGAAAAAACTGGGAGTATCAAACGAAGTAACATCCTTTGTCCTTCCGGTGGGAGCTACAGTTAATATGGATGGAACAAGTTGTTATCAAGCCATAGCTGTTTTATTTATTGCTCAGGTAATAGGTATTGAACTCTCCTATATACAGATACTAACGATACTGGTAATGACAATCATTTCCTCGATAGGTACCCCAAGTATTCCGGGTGGCAGCTATGTAATTCTAACGATGGTACTTGCTTCAGTTGGCATACCTGCCGAAGGTTTAGCTCTGATATTAGGTATAGACAGACCGCTTGACATGTTGCGGACTGCTGTAAATGTTACCGGAGACGCTACAGTCGCTGCTATTGTTGATACGCATAAGTCTGTCTGA
- a CDS encoding metallophosphoesterase has protein sequence MKKTLTFLIYLLFPLLVSAQDPFYFVQLTDPQFGMFEGNKEFVKETALMEKAVSAINKLSPRFVVVTGDLVNDGNNPEQIKEFKRICSLIRKNIPVYLTPGNHDVGQQPTKESLKNYIDEYGYDCFSFQVNGTCFIGLNTQVIWAGSKDSEDSQFVWLNKVLENSQKCNHRIVFGHHPLFVNSIDEPDKYENFPTAKRNTYIGLFEKYNVGNMFAGHLHHNASGQVGLFKMNVTSALGMQIGKDKSGIRIVKVYPDHVESDYFQLDSIPGHIDL, from the coding sequence ATGAAAAAGACGTTGACCTTTTTAATTTACTTACTATTCCCATTACTTGTATCAGCGCAAGATCCTTTCTATTTTGTTCAGCTTACGGATCCTCAGTTTGGAATGTTTGAAGGGAATAAAGAGTTTGTAAAAGAAACAGCATTGATGGAAAAAGCTGTTAGTGCTATTAATAAACTATCCCCCCGTTTCGTTGTTGTTACAGGCGATTTGGTTAATGACGGGAATAATCCCGAACAGATCAAAGAGTTTAAACGAATCTGTAGCCTGATAAGAAAAAATATACCTGTCTACCTTACTCCCGGAAATCATGATGTAGGACAGCAACCCACAAAAGAATCTCTTAAAAATTATATTGATGAGTACGGATACGATTGCTTTTCGTTTCAGGTAAACGGTACTTGTTTTATCGGACTAAACACGCAGGTAATATGGGCCGGTTCAAAAGATAGCGAAGATTCCCAATTTGTCTGGCTGAATAAAGTATTGGAGAATTCTCAAAAATGCAATCATAGAATTGTATTTGGTCATCATCCGTTGTTTGTCAATTCGATAGATGAACCGGACAAATACGAAAATTTTCCAACGGCAAAACGGAACACATATATTGGCCTATTTGAAAAATATAACGTTGGAAATATGTTTGCCGGTCATCTGCATCACAATGCGTCCGGTCAGGTTGGTCTGTTCAAAATGAATGTAACCAGCGCTTTGGGAATGCAAATAGGAAAAGACAAATCGGGTATCCGTATTGTTAAGGTTTACCCTGATCATGTGGAATCTGATTACTTTCAGTTAGATTCGATTCCAGGCCATATTGATTTATAA
- a CDS encoding solute carrier family 23 protein, producing the protein MKYGLNDKPSLFPMLLYGLQWFVISVPSIIILGAITAEMNNSDMSAQILYMQKLFALIGFGLIVQVLWGHRLPLIIGPASVLLVGIIAATSERADAVNTSIFLGGCFLFILGASGLFDKIQRIFTPRIVSVILALIAFTLAPVILHLIFGSNGPILFNFLLAFFLSLFMIYMNNRLQGVWRSTVVLLGLILGMFIYFLFNNTFSLIWVTEVSSFTPSSLLNFHFKIDGGVILSFLFCYVALIVNELGSIQSVGHQIGASAMNNRRRRGICATGLLNSFSGLLGVIGPVDYSLSPGVISATGCASRYPLIPAGIGLIICAFFPSLIGMISSIPDVVVGTILLYLMGSQLSAALQMIAREKAVETFNSGLIIGFPLMVALLVAFAPEAALAQLPSLLRPILGNGFVMGTITVLFLEHIVFKEEK; encoded by the coding sequence ATGAAATATGGATTGAATGATAAACCTTCTTTATTTCCTATGTTGCTTTACGGGCTGCAGTGGTTTGTTATATCGGTCCCTTCAATTATTATTCTGGGAGCGATAACAGCCGAAATGAACAATTCAGACATGTCTGCACAAATCCTTTATATGCAGAAACTATTTGCCCTAATTGGATTTGGATTGATTGTTCAGGTTCTTTGGGGACACAGACTACCTTTGATTATAGGTCCGGCATCAGTCTTGCTTGTTGGCATAATAGCGGCAACATCCGAAAGAGCAGATGCTGTGAATACTTCGATTTTTCTGGGTGGCTGCTTTTTGTTTATTCTTGGTGCAAGTGGGTTGTTCGATAAAATACAAAGAATATTTACTCCACGTATAGTATCTGTTATTTTAGCCCTGATTGCCTTTACTTTGGCTCCGGTTATTTTGCATCTTATTTTTGGTAGCAATGGGCCTATTCTTTTTAACTTTCTACTTGCTTTTTTTCTTTCTCTTTTTATGATTTATATGAATAATCGACTACAAGGAGTGTGGCGATCTACAGTTGTTCTTTTGGGACTTATACTAGGAATGTTTATCTATTTTCTTTTTAATAATACATTCTCTTTAATTTGGGTAACCGAAGTTTCCTCTTTTACTCCATCTTCGTTGTTAAATTTTCATTTTAAAATAGATGGAGGCGTAATCTTGTCGTTTTTGTTCTGTTATGTAGCACTAATTGTAAATGAATTAGGCTCAATCCAGTCGGTAGGCCATCAAATAGGTGCTTCGGCCATGAATAACAGAAGACGGCGGGGAATTTGTGCTACCGGATTGTTAAATTCCTTTTCCGGATTGTTAGGTGTGATAGGCCCCGTAGATTACTCATTAAGTCCGGGAGTTATCTCGGCAACAGGGTGTGCCTCCAGATATCCATTGATTCCCGCTGGAATTGGATTGATTATTTGCGCTTTTTTCCCGTCGTTAATAGGAATGATTAGCTCGATTCCGGATGTTGTTGTTGGAACCATCCTTCTTTATCTTATGGGATCACAACTCTCGGCGGCCCTGCAGATGATAGCCCGGGAAAAAGCTGTTGAAACATTCAACAGCGGCCTCATTATAGGGTTTCCCCTGATGGTTGCATTGTTGGTTGCCTTTGCTCCCGAAGCAGCATTAGCACAGCTACCTTCTTTGCTACGTCCCATCCTTGGTAATGGTTTTGTGATGGGCACAATTACAGTTTTATTTCTGGAACATATTGTTTTCAAAGAAGAAAAATAG
- a CDS encoding FAD-dependent oxidoreductase → MDRRNFIERLTVGGGALASTSLMGFAIPENQKTKRINLQDSSEELAADVVVIGGGLGGCATAFAALRNNLTVILTEETDWIGGQLTQQGVPPDEHNWIETHGAPQLYRDFRTSIREYYKKNYPLTDAAKAVQYLNPGAGSVSKLCHEPKVAVSVLQDMMAPYISAGKLVLLLEHKVVDASVKSDVVNSVTVKNLRSNKLIKFKAPYFVDATELGELLPITGTEYVTGAESKSQTGELHATEKANLKNNQAFTMCFAIDYVPGEDWTIPKPAEYDFWKEFVPKMKKPWSGKMIGLHYSNPSTLEPKELGFNPDGSPTGNLLNLWNYRRIINKDNFVPGFYKGDITIVNWPQNDYVLGDIVEASEEEFKKHVERAKQQSLSLLYWLQTEAPRPDGGKGWPGVRLRKDVMGTEDGLAKYPYIREARRIKALFTVLEEHVGTDNRAIVTGQKENLKAAEFYDSVGIGYYHIDLHPSSDGDNYLDFRSLPFQIPLGALIPVKTKNLLPANKNIGTTHITNGCYRLHPVEWSIGEAVGMLVAFAGGKKVTPKEVREDKAMLAEFQDFIRKQGVETEWKQN, encoded by the coding sequence ATGGATCGTAGAAATTTTATTGAACGTTTAACCGTGGGAGGAGGAGCTCTTGCCTCTACTTCATTAATGGGATTTGCTATCCCCGAAAATCAGAAAACCAAGCGTATTAACCTGCAGGATAGTTCGGAAGAATTAGCTGCGGATGTAGTAGTTATTGGTGGCGGTTTAGGAGGTTGCGCCACAGCTTTTGCCGCTCTTCGAAATAATCTGACTGTAATTCTTACTGAAGAGACAGATTGGATTGGTGGACAGCTAACGCAACAAGGGGTTCCGCCCGACGAACATAACTGGATTGAAACACATGGTGCCCCTCAGTTGTACCGTGATTTCCGCACATCAATCCGTGAATACTATAAAAAAAATTATCCGTTGACTGATGCTGCAAAGGCGGTTCAATACCTGAATCCGGGAGCTGGATCTGTTTCTAAATTATGTCATGAACCAAAAGTAGCTGTTAGTGTACTTCAGGATATGATGGCTCCATACATTAGTGCAGGCAAACTGGTTTTATTGCTTGAACATAAAGTAGTTGATGCAAGCGTTAAAAGCGATGTAGTTAATTCTGTAACCGTGAAAAATCTTCGTTCCAATAAATTGATAAAATTCAAGGCTCCCTATTTTGTAGATGCCACAGAGTTGGGCGAACTGTTGCCCATTACTGGAACAGAATATGTAACCGGTGCCGAATCTAAATCTCAGACAGGAGAACTGCATGCCACAGAAAAGGCCAATCTTAAAAACAATCAGGCCTTTACCATGTGCTTTGCTATAGATTATGTGCCAGGTGAGGACTGGACTATTCCAAAGCCTGCCGAGTACGATTTCTGGAAAGAATTCGTACCTAAGATGAAAAAGCCCTGGTCCGGTAAAATGATAGGATTGCATTATTCAAATCCCAGTACATTGGAACCAAAAGAGCTTGGCTTCAATCCTGATGGAAGTCCCACTGGTAATTTGCTGAACTTATGGAATTACAGACGAATCATCAATAAAGACAATTTTGTTCCGGGTTTCTACAAAGGAGATATTACGATTGTTAACTGGCCACAGAACGATTACGTATTGGGAGATATCGTTGAGGCAAGCGAAGAAGAATTTAAAAAACATGTGGAAAGAGCTAAACAACAAAGTCTTTCGCTTCTGTACTGGTTGCAAACTGAAGCTCCCCGGCCAGATGGAGGTAAAGGATGGCCGGGCGTTCGTTTACGCAAGGATGTGATGGGTACAGAGGATGGCCTGGCAAAATATCCGTATATACGTGAAGCCAGACGTATCAAAGCTTTGTTTACCGTGTTGGAGGAACATGTTGGTACCGATAACAGGGCGATAGTAACAGGCCAGAAAGAGAATCTTAAAGCTGCTGAGTTTTATGATAGCGTGGGTATTGGTTATTATCACATAGACCTTCATCCAAGTAGTGATGGCGATAATTATTTGGATTTTAGATCTTTGCCTTTTCAGATTCCTTTGGGGGCATTAATCCCGGTTAAGACTAAAAACCTGTTGCCTGCCAATAAGAATATCGGGACGACTCACATAACTAATGGCTGTTACCGCTTGCATCCGGTAGAATGGAGTATCGGAGAAGCTGTTGGTATGTTGGTTGCCTTTGCCGGGGGCAAAAAAGTTACACCAAAAGAAGTCCGCGAAGATAAAGCCATGCTGGCAGAATTTCAGGATTTTATCCGTAAGCAAGGTGTTGAAACAGAATGGAAGCAGAATTAA
- a CDS encoding DUF4127 family protein: MKKIFLLLVLMALCLSDLFVLNAANKQSKVLLIPLDSRPPCLQFVQKIGQIGQAQVVAPPDDLLGKFTIPGQCYKIIEWINSLNLKEYDAMIVSMDMITYGSLVESRVLHVGAEKALQRLEVLRYIKKKAPNLPIYVESIVMRLAPTADGKNESYRVQLAEWAEISAETDDSSKARTAELEKMIPANVLADYKMTRERDLLINLKSIDLVQEGVIDYLILGQDDSAPRGVHLADRTKLHDKVSQLNLSSRVSIQSGTDDVSMLLLAKAITDHHQYVPGIKVVYDSESIIQRVMPFEDEPLCKIVSDDIKSSGAKEVSEESDADLILYVFASRHEKGAADAFATRIAKAVDKGLPVLVADIDPKGDVQGSDSAFSEALMDHQVFPRLYGYASWNTASNTLGTVIPQGTVYAVAKKSLSNKDKQAEKRIEIANHWFKIHRVLDDFYFHNLVRAQVNQKYCKSGLSSIILSDEDRAKAESFALQLMQSHLDVFSSNYFNGEFGKSFNLRPNNLMITLPWNRTFEAFVDFQLK, encoded by the coding sequence ATGAAAAAGATATTCTTATTGCTAGTATTAATGGCTCTGTGCCTGTCTGATTTATTTGTTTTGAACGCTGCAAACAAGCAATCGAAAGTACTTCTGATACCGCTTGACAGCAGACCACCGTGTTTGCAGTTTGTGCAAAAAATAGGGCAGATAGGGCAGGCACAGGTTGTGGCGCCTCCCGATGATTTATTGGGGAAATTTACTATACCTGGTCAGTGCTATAAAATCATAGAATGGATAAACTCTCTTAATCTAAAGGAGTATGATGCTATGATTGTTTCCATGGATATGATTACCTATGGGAGTCTCGTAGAATCGCGGGTGCTTCATGTTGGTGCAGAAAAAGCCTTGCAACGGTTGGAGGTACTCCGTTATATAAAAAAGAAAGCGCCCAATCTTCCTATTTATGTTGAGAGTATAGTGATGAGGCTGGCTCCCACTGCTGATGGGAAAAACGAATCCTATCGCGTACAATTGGCAGAATGGGCTGAGATTTCGGCAGAAACAGACGACTCATCAAAAGCTCGTACCGCTGAGCTGGAGAAAATGATTCCGGCAAATGTTCTTGCAGATTATAAGATGACAAGAGAGCGAGATTTACTGATTAATCTGAAATCTATCGATTTGGTTCAGGAAGGTGTGATTGACTATTTAATTCTTGGGCAGGACGACTCCGCCCCTAGAGGTGTTCATCTGGCAGACAGAACAAAATTGCATGATAAAGTAAGCCAGCTCAACTTATCTTCCCGGGTATCTATTCAGTCAGGAACAGACGATGTGTCCATGCTTCTGTTGGCAAAAGCTATAACCGACCATCATCAATACGTACCGGGAATAAAAGTCGTGTATGATTCTGAATCCATTATTCAGCGTGTTATGCCGTTTGAAGATGAACCTCTGTGCAAAATAGTATCAGACGATATCAAATCCTCTGGAGCAAAAGAAGTATCTGAAGAATCTGACGCCGATTTGATTTTATATGTTTTTGCCTCTCGTCATGAAAAAGGGGCTGCAGATGCTTTTGCCACCCGTATTGCAAAAGCTGTAGATAAAGGACTTCCGGTACTTGTTGCAGATATTGATCCGAAAGGGGATGTTCAGGGAAGTGATTCTGCATTCTCTGAGGCTTTGATGGATCATCAGGTATTTCCTCGTCTTTATGGCTATGCTTCATGGAATACAGCTAGTAATACTTTGGGGACAGTTATTCCGCAGGGCACTGTATATGCTGTGGCAAAGAAAAGTTTATCTAATAAAGATAAACAAGCAGAAAAACGGATAGAGATTGCAAATCATTGGTTTAAAATTCACAGGGTATTAGACGATTTCTATTTTCATAATCTGGTAAGAGCTCAGGTAAATCAGAAGTATTGTAAATCTGGTTTGAGTTCCATAATCCTTTCTGATGAAGATAGAGCAAAAGCGGAATCCTTCGCTTTGCAATTGATGCAATCGCATTTAGATGTATTCTCAAGTAATTACTTTAACGGAGAGTTTGGTAAATCGTTTAACTTAAGGCCAAATAATCTGATGATTACGCTGCCGTGGAATCGAACCTTCGAAGCCTTTGTTGATTTTCAGTTGAAGTGA